TTTAGTCTTTTCAAAGAAGAAATAAGTTAAAATAATTATTAATATTATTATTACAAATCCTAAGTTTAAGTTTTGTTTAGTATAGTTAAAGAAGAATAAAGGTAATCTTGAAGCTTCAAAAACTTTACTTGTTTGGTTATTAGAAGATGCTGGATCTTTTAATGGACCATTTACTGGATTTATTAAATATCTTTGTAAGTTAATCATTATATAGTTTAACATTATCGTACTTATAACTTCATTTATATTATATTTAGATTTTAAGAAACCTGCTAATGCTGCCCATAAGAATCCAAATAATCCTGCAACAAATAATGTTATTAAAATATTAGTAATTCCAAAAGGATCTATATATCTAGTAATTACAGTACCTGCAAGAACGGCTCCTAAACCTCCTGCAACTAATTGTCCTTGTACCCCTATATTAAATAATCCTGCTTTAAAAGCTATCATAACAGCTATTGCTGAGAACATTAAAGGAGTTGCGTAAACTAAAGTTTTAGCAAGTCCATTAAAAGGGAACTTAGGTGATGATTGATACAATGCAGTTTTAAACATTGCAAAGTATGCTTCAAATGGGTTAACACCTCTTGATAACATTATAGCAGCTCCAGCTAAAAGTGCTATTAAAACCGCTAATAAAGAGGGCAACATATTATAAAATGTTTTTTTAAACTTAGTCATTTAATTTACCTCCTGCCATTAATATTCCTAATTTTTCCATAGTAGCATCTTTTCTATCTAAAATACCTACTACTTTTCCTGAATACATTACAGCAATTCTATCACTTAAAGTCATAACTTCACTTAATTCTGCTGAAACAACAAGTATAGCTTTACCTTTTGTTCTTTCATGTAATATTGTATTATGAATCATTTCTATCGCTCCTATGTCAACCCCTCTTGTAGGTTGTGAAGCAATAATAAATTTATTTTCTTTTTCTAATTCTCTGGCTATAACAACTTTTTGTTGGTTACCTCCAGAAAGTCCTCCATAAATAACCTTACCATCAGTAGGTCTTATGTCATATTTTTCTATCATTTCACTTGTAGATTTATTAACTTTTTTAAAGTTTATAATTCCTGATTGAACATATTTTTCTAAATCTCCTAATATTAAATTCTCATTTACACTGAATTCATTAATAGTAGCTCTTTTATGTCTATCTTCAGGTATATGTGAAAGACCTTCTTCCCTAATTTTTCTAGGTGTGTTATTTAATAGTTCAAGTCCATCTATACTATAACTACCAGATTTAGCTTTTCTAAGACCTGCAAGTACTTCAATAAGCTCAGTTTGACCATTACCTTCAACACCGGCTATTCCTAATACTTCACCTTCTCTTATTTCAAAGCTTATACCTTTAACTTTTTCTGCACCTAAATCATTTAAGGCAACTATATCTTTTACTTCAACTAAAGTTTTACCAATTTCAACTGGTTCTTTTTTAATATCAAATAATACTTCTCTTCCTACCATCATATTTGCTATTACTTCTTTAGTTGCTTCGCTTGTTTTAAGATTACCCACGTCTTTACCACGACGTATAACTGTTATGTTATCAGATAAATCTAAAACTTCTTGTAATTTATGTGTTATGAAAATTATTGTTTTACCTTCTTTTATAAGGTTACGCATAATTCCATAAAGTTCTATAACTTCTTGGGGTGTTAATACTGCACTAGGTTCATCAAAGATTAGTAATTCTGCTCCTTTAAATAGTATTTTTAAAATTTCTATTCTTTGTTGTATACCTACTGAAAGATCTTCAACTTTTGCATCAGGATCTATATTTAAACCATATTTTTCCGAAACTTCTCTAACTTGTTTACGAGCAGTTTCTAAATCAAATATTACTCCATTTTTTGTAGGTTCAAACCCTAAAACCATATTTTCAGCAACAGTTAAAGTTTCAACTAACATAAAATGTTGATAAACCATTCCAATCCCTAAACGAGCGGCATCTGTTGGTGTATCTATAGTAACTTTTTCACCTTTATAGAATATTTCTCCTGAAGTTGGATCATATAATCCATTTAAAATCTTCATAAGTGTTGACTTACCAGCACCATTT
The genomic region above belongs to Pseudostreptobacillus hongkongensis and contains:
- a CDS encoding ABC transporter permease, which produces MTKFKKTFYNMLPSLLAVLIALLAGAAIMLSRGVNPFEAYFAMFKTALYQSSPKFPFNGLAKTLVYATPLMFSAIAVMIAFKAGLFNIGVQGQLVAGGLGAVLAGTVITRYIDPFGITNILITLFVAGLFGFLWAALAGFLKSKYNINEVISTIMLNYIMINLQRYLINPVNGPLKDPASSNNQTSKVFEASRLPLFFFNYTKQNLNLGFVIIILIIILTYFFFEKTKLGYEIKAVGYNPTSSENAGINPKLISFIAMGLAGAVAGLGGAERVLGGAAEYRFTDLIMSDYGFTGLAIALLGKNNPFGILVASIFYASLEIGGQTLQRQFNLDKEIVFIIQALIIILVAAENLFKYLLAKRKGTK
- a CDS encoding ABC transporter ATP-binding protein, producing MSNYILEMHNIRKEFFGGKIVANDDITLKIKTGEIHAIVGENGAGKSTLMKILNGLYDPTSGEIFYKGEKVTIDTPTDAARLGIGMVYQHFMLVETLTVAENMVLGFEPTKNGVIFDLETARKQVREVSEKYGLNIDPDAKVEDLSVGIQQRIEILKILFKGAELLIFDEPSAVLTPQEVIELYGIMRNLIKEGKTIIFITHKLQEVLDLSDNITVIRRGKDVGNLKTSEATKEVIANMMVGREVLFDIKKEPVEIGKTLVEVKDIVALNDLGAEKVKGISFEIREGEVLGIAGVEGNGQTELIEVLAGLRKAKSGSYSIDGLELLNNTPRKIREEGLSHIPEDRHKRATINEFSVNENLILGDLEKYVQSGIINFKKVNKSTSEMIEKYDIRPTDGKVIYGGLSGGNQQKVVIARELEKENKFIIASQPTRGVDIGAIEMIHNTILHERTKGKAILVVSAELSEVMTLSDRIAVMYSGKVVGILDRKDATMEKLGILMAGGKLND